The genomic stretch ctgtcgtacctactgcacacttcactgccgtcacactgtcctaatacatgtcctgcaccacccttacatacttctctgacacacctgacttcctcatacaataccacaactcctctcttggcactgtCGTACGcattctctaaatccacaaatacacaatgcaattccttctgtccttctctatacttctccatcaacatcctcaaagcaaataaggcatctgtggtgctcttcctcggcatgaaaccatactgttgctcacagatggtcacctcttctctcagcctggcttccactactctttcccataacttcattgtgtgactgattaacttaattcccctgtagttactgcagtaaaatacaaaaaacaaaaaaaaaaagtatacctTTGCAGAACATTTAACTTTcagaacattttaacattttaactgaTTATgttatagaaaagaaagaaagaatgatgctttatgcttgtcacatgtacattatagcacagtgaaactCTTTGTCCACCTATTCCGAGCAacgttaggaagctggggtcagagcgcagggtaagccatgatacagcacctctggagcacaTGGGTCTTTCTTAAGGTCCCAAGAGTGGTCCCAGCTGGGCAATACCAAGGTTTGAacaccaaccttctgatcattaacccagagccttaaccaccaaGCTACAACCTGTTAATGGAAAACCATATTATTGTCTAAATGGAAAACTACATAAATAGTTACAGGTGCTCCTATTCAAGTGATCAGTAAGTATATAGAGTATACAGATTAGCACTTGCTTGCTTGTCAGGTGGCACCATTTTAGACatataaatggcaaaaaaaattaataaataaaagattgaaACAATTTTACTCTTTTGAAAACAATTCCAAAATGTCTACATTCCACAACCATTATGTTACTTACTACCTAGACAAGAACTCTGAATAAGCAGCATGCCATGAATAAGTAGAAAAATATCTCTTTTAAACAAACATGAAGAATTTCTGAAACAGATTTGCGCTTGCTTAGTCCTCAATCCTGTCAGGCGGATTAGAGTCGGAGAAGATGTGATGGGGTGAGAGCTGGTAGATGGGGACCGGCTGATCCGGCTCCGAGATTGACAAGGTAACATTGTGTACAAGAATGGAACTAGATGTCTCAATGCTCATATCAGCCACATCCAAACCATCGTCCAGAGCCGGATTCGCCTCGTCTGACTGCTTCAGCTTCTCGTCAGATGGTGGTGTTTCGATGTCCAGTGCAGATTCGAAAGTGGAGCTTGCTGATGATGCtgtagtgatggaggtgtggcccTCGGTGACCACCGTGACCTCTGCACCACCCTGTTGGATGAGAGCATGCAGGCTGTCAAGGTCCGAGCAAGCCGTGATGTATGCGTGGCTGCTttctgaagatgaagaggaaCTGATGAAGGTCTGAGTCTCGATTGGTACCTGTGAAGAAACATTTGTCTGTAATAGAGGGTTTTCTTCACTGCCACTGATGTGAGTCAATAAGACAGTCTGGTGCTCGAGGCTGCCCTCTGGTGGGCTCAAGTGTTGCACCGGGGTTAACAGACTAACCTGCTGAATTATTGGGTTGAGAATTACATTCTGCCCTTCCGAACTAAGCAGAACGGTTCCAGGTTTAGAAGATGGGACGTCCACTGCTGCCTGTATGAAAGTTCCTTCCTGACCTACAGGAGGTGCCACAAAGATCTTGAGTTGTGTGTTTCCGTAGGAAGGACCCGACCCATTTGTAAGTGCAAATGAAACCTGCTCGGGTCCTTTATCCGTTTGTTTCACGGTACTATTTTGTGATTGTGCGAGTCGGAGCTGTTTCTCTGTGTCACTATGCTGCCTCTTGTGACTTCGTAGTGAATCTTCTCTCACAAATGATGCGTCGCACAGATTGCAGCGGAACGCCCGGGCTGCTTCGAGCCTCACCCGATACCTTGAACCTACAGGACTGGTAGACTCATCTCCTGCTTTTCCTCGTTTGGCAAGCTTGCTGCGCCCCTCTATAACCTTCTCACCATGGCACTTCTTCATGTGGACGAGCAGGTTGGCGCGCTGCTTGCTGGCGAAAGGGCAGCGATGGCATGTGAACGGACGCTCATCCGAGTGCACGCGCTCATGTTTCTTAAGCGCGCCCTTGCTGTTGCAAGAGTACGGGCAGCAGGTGCAGCGCAGTGGGCGGGCGGGGGCGTGCTGGCGGGAGTGTGCACGCAGTGCCGTTTTGGCTGTGCACCGAAAGTCACATTCCGCGCAGGCGTACGCACCGTGGCGCAGCCGGGCATGCGACTTCAGGTTGGCTTTCATGGCACATCGGTAATCGCAAAGTTCGCACGCGTACGGCTTCTCCCCCGAGTGCACGCGTGTGTGGCGCTTCAAGTCTGAGTTGATCTTGAATTTGGCGCCGCACTCACTACACTGGAATGGGGCATCACCTGGAAGGTAGAATCCGCAAAAACTTCAAGGTTAAACACTTGTCAACTGGATTTTATCAGGTTGGATAGATAGGTTTTACTGCTTACCTGAGCAGCTTCATAACACAAGGCCAAATATGTACTCCTGTCttttaatgtgtatgtataagacAAATATTTTCATATGGATCAAATCTATCCAACTCATAGtgtgtttaatatttcattaaaataaccAAACCCACAACAGTGTCTGGAAAATATTACAGGTGGGGAAAATGGACACATTTGCTCAGCTGTATTTACAGCATAGTTGTTAAGAAACGTAAAAGTGGGAGATGGCTCGCGGTGGGCCATCTCCCACTTTTACGTTTCTTAACAACTATGCTGTAAATACAGCTGAGCAAATGTGTCCATTTTCCCCAGGAAATAAACCGCTCGTTTCTGCGTATTAAGGTTTAATAGAACTAttgtacacacactttactgttACACAATCAAGTAAATAAAGCAAGGGGTTTTCAGTGTGTCTGTATTGGcttgaataaaagaaacaaagcaaTCATATGCGATAGGACCAAACTGACTGGAACTCTGCTTGGGTGTCTGCTCTTTGTGACTCCAGGGGGCTTTTATAATAGAGGAGAGGCAACATCTCCATATTAATGGCTTGCCTTTGGAATGGAGTGTTCAAGAAGCACAGGCTTAGGTGTCCACTAACTTTTGGTAGGGTCCACTTACTATAATTCcatataattag from Silurus meridionalis isolate SWU-2019-XX chromosome 16, ASM1480568v1, whole genome shotgun sequence encodes the following:
- the zfp64 gene encoding zinc finger protein 64 isoform X2, giving the protein MNVSDAELMIMTSFNRDDINHLLMEVSPDIHICGFCKQQYNNFEVFLAHKQNGCQIPTTDISVTSTGADETVQEFPFEEALQTCVSKAGKKSIKTQKPASKKLKPALTQKRRICSFSGCTFKTQYGQKDMERHMLTHTGDRPFECELCHKRFSRRDKLNLHSRSHTGEKPHKCKHCTYAAADSSSLKKHLRVHYDERPFKCQICPYASRNSSQLTVHLRSHTGDAPFQCSECGAKFKINSDLKRHTRVHSGEKPYACELCDYRCAMKANLKSHARLRHGAYACAECDFRCTAKTALRAHSRQHAPARPLRCTCCPYSCNSKGALKKHERVHSDERPFTCHRCPFASKQRANLLVHMKKCHGEKVIEGRSKLAKRGKAGDESTSPVGSRYRVRLEAARAFRCNLCDASFVREDSLRSHKRQHSDTEKQLRLAQSQNSTVKQTDKGPEQVSFALTNGSGPSYGNTQLKIFVAPPVGQEGTFIQAAVDVPSSKPGTVLLSSEGQNVILNPIIQQVPIETQTFISSSSSSESSHAYITACSDLDSLHALIQQGGAEVTVVTEGHTSITTASSASSTFESALDIETPPSDEKLKQSDEANPALDDGLDVADMSIETSSSILVHNVTLSISEPDQPVPIYQLSPHHIFSDSNPPDRIED
- the zfp64 gene encoding zinc finger protein 64 isoform X1, producing MNVSDAELMIMTSFNRDDINHLLMEVSPDIHICGFCKQQYNNFEVFLAHKQNGCQIPTTDISVTSTGADETVQEFPFEEALQTCVSKAGKKSIKTQKPASKKLKPALTQKRRICSFSGCTFKTQYGQKDMERHMLTHTGDRPFECELCHKRFSRRDKLNLHSRSHTGEKPHKCKHCTYAAADSSSLKKHLRVHYDERPFKCQICPYASRNSSQLTVHLRSHTGDAPFQCSECGAKFKINSDLKRHTRVHSGEKPYACELCDYRCAMKANLKSHARLRHGAYACAECDFRCTAKTALRAHSRQHAPARPLRCTCCPYSCNSKGALKKHERVHSDERPFTCHRCPFASKQRANLLVHMKKCHGEKVIEGRSKLAKRGKAGDESTSPVGSRYRVRLEAARAFRCNLCDASFVREDSLRSHKRQHSDTEKQLRLAQSQNSTVKQTDKGPEQVSFALTNGSGPSYGNTQLKIFVAPPVGQEGTFIQAAVDVPSSKPGTVLLSSEGQNVILNPIIQQVSLLTPVQHLSPPEGSLEHQTVLLTHISGSEENPLLQTNVSSQVPIETQTFISSSSSSESSHAYITACSDLDSLHALIQQGGAEVTVVTEGHTSITTASSASSTFESALDIETPPSDEKLKQSDEANPALDDGLDVADMSIETSSSILVHNVTLSISEPDQPVPIYQLSPHHIFSDSNPPDRIED